The genomic region AAGATCCAGGGCACGTACTGAACACATGGCTCAGAGGCTGGCATCCAGTGAAGACAGGACGCAGAGGTCTGAGGCTACTAGGCACCATACTCAGTGGTTGAGGACCACAGGGCAAACAACCCAAGGGGCGGCATCCGTAAGTGAGGAGGCTCAGGGGTCGGCTGCTGCTGGACACATAGCTCAGAGGTCTACAGGATACGGGGAGGCAGGAACCAGAGATGTaagaagcagcaggaagaaaagTGGTCCCTTGGCAGGGTCTGGACACATAGTACGTAGTAGGAGGGCAGCAGGATGTTTCATAGTTGCTGGGTTCACAGTGGGCTGGCTGGCAGTTAGTTGGTTCGCTGCAACTCTCTTGACAGTTGTCCAGAGGCCGGAGATGGTCTTGACAGTTACTAGGCAAGCAGAGGACATCACCACAGCTCACACCTGGAGAGCAGAGGGCAATGGAGGAGCTGAGAGGAATATGGCAGGGATTTCTGAGGGATCCCAAGCTGTAGGTCGCAGGGCAGTTGTGGCAAGACATAGTGAGGCTTCAAAAGCAGGTTGCAGTTGAATGAGAAGAAGCGAGTATCTCCCCTCATTTGGCTCGATCCCTTATATATCCCTAGAAGGTGGTGATTGTGTATACAGACTCTTCCTCCTTGTGGGAAGCTGCATCAGAACTCTCCATTATAGCCCCGGAAGTGGTGCTCCCATGTCCCATAAACCTGGATGTTCTTTCCATTGATTGAGTATATCTACAAGGAAGTGTGACTGGATTTTAATAGGCTCTCTCCTTCTTAAATTATCCAATGAAAACAGATACGTTTGAAGGTTCATTCACGTAATCCAAGCATAACCATCACTACGTAAACATTCCTAGAATTCCTCTCTTGGAATTGCCTTTAGAAGTTATAGCAAAACTctttggaggaggaaaaaaaaattgtggcaaaATTCTTTGAAACAATGACAAACTTCTCTCTTTGAGGGgaaattctattctttttggAAATTGTCAATGGTAAGCAACTTGAGAGTAAGTATTTGTAAAAGATGGTGAAAATTCTATAACCTATATGACTCCgggcagaaaaaatttaaaagcagtataatatgaaaaatttcaatGTGACCAAATTTGTATGTTGCTTTATTTTAGAATGTTGGTAGAAAATGACttcccacaaaaatatttttattttatattgttttttagaaggttttaattttttttttaagattttatttatttatttgagagagagagaatgagagagcatgagaagggggagggtcagagggagaagcagactcccactgagcagggggcctgacatgGGATTCGATCtggggactctaggatcatgacctgatctgaaggcagtcacttaaccaactaagccacccagacacccccagatatttttattttaaacagccatactcattttattcatttcaataaACAGAGTCATGATGGAAGCttggtttatatttaaaatattcttaatatagATCAGTAAGATGGGCTCAGGTAAAAATATGGATACTACtgtgaaaaagcaaataaataaaacccctcAAAGAAAGTTGAACAACACGacaggtttgtctccctcccaatcccatcttgtttcatttattcttctcctacccacttaagcccccatataTATTCTTAACAGCTAGTATAGGTTTACATATTCGTGCTTACTTGTGTTCCAATCAAAAACCAATGTTCTtggtaaacaacaacaacaacaaaagaataatgaataagACTTGGAAATGGGTTTGGTTTTGCTTCTC from Mustela erminea isolate mMusErm1 chromosome 1, mMusErm1.Pri, whole genome shotgun sequence harbors:
- the LOC116567434 gene encoding keratin-associated protein 26-1, yielding MSCHNCPATYSLGSLRNPCHIPLSSSIALCSPGVSCGDVLCLPSNCQDHLRPLDNCQESCSEPTNCQPAHCEPSNYETSCCPPTTYYVSRPCQGTTFLPAASYISGSCLPVSCRPLSYVSSSSRPLSLLTYGCRPLGCLPCGPQPLSMVPSSLRPLRPVFTGCQPLSHVFSTCPGSCSALGGR